Below is a genomic region from Chroicocephalus ridibundus unplaced genomic scaffold, bChrRid1.1 SCAFFOLD_619, whole genome shotgun sequence.
taactcccccccatgaccccccccgtccccctgtaacccccctgccccacatccccccccccatagccccccatagcgccccataactgccccccatgacccccccatcccctctaacccccctgccccacatccccccccccatagcgccccatagagccccataactgccccccatggcccctccatcccctctaaccccctgccccacatcccccccccacccccataaccccccataactcccccccatggccccccccgtccccctgtaacccccctgccccacatcccccccccccatagcgccccatagcgccccataactgccccccatggcccccccatcccctctaaccccccctgccccacatcccccccaacctcccccctccccacccccataactccccatagcgccccataaccgccccccatggccccccccatccccctctaacccccctgcccccacatccccccaacctcccccctccccaccccataaccccccataacccccccccatggcccccccatcccctgtaacccccctgccccacatcccccccccatagcgccccacaGCGCCCCCCGGGACGCACGCGGATGGAGCTGTTCCCCAGCTTCTCCATGACGTCCACCATGAAGTCCCGGATGGCGCCGAACTGCTCCCCCGTCAGGCTGCTGGAGCCGTCGAAGAGGAAGACCAGGTCCACCATGCCCAGGAGGCAGCCTGCGGCGGGGGGCAGGCCGTGGGGCAGGCCGGGGGGCAGGCCGTGGGGCAGGCCGGGGGGCAGGccgtggggcggggcgggggggcagggcggggggcaggggggtgaggcACCGGGGCAGGCCTGGAGGCGGGGGAGCCCCGTGGGTCACGCCACCGTGGTCTTCCATGGGGCAACGGCGCTATGGGTCACACCACCGTGGGCTCCATGGGGCAACCGTCAACGTTGCTATGGGTCACACCACCGTGGGCTCCATGGTCAACTGTCAACATCCCCGTGGGTCACGCCACCATGAGCTCCATGGGGCACCCATCAACATCGCTATGGGTCACACCACCGTGGGCTCCATGGGGCACCCGTTGACGTCCCCATGGGTCACACCACCAAGGTCTTCCATGGGGCAACCGTCAACGTTGCTATGGGTCACACCACCGTGGGCTCCATGGGGCACCTGTTGACATCCCCGTGGGTCACACCACCAAGGTCTTCCATGGGCAACCGTCAACATCGCTATGGGTCACACCACCATGGCCTCCATGGGGCACCCATCAACATCACTATGGGTCACACCACCATGGGCTCCATGGGGCAACCATCAATGTCACTATGGGTCACACCACCATGGGCTCCATGGGGCACCCGTTGACATCCCCATGGGTCACACCACCAAGGTCTTCCATGGGGCAACCGTCAACATCGCTATGGGTCACACCACCATGGCCTCCATGGGGCACCCCTCAACATCACTATGGGTCACACCACCATGGGCTCCATGGGGCAACCATCAATGTCGCTATGGGTCACACCACCATGGGCTTCATGGGGCAACCGTCAACATCGCTATGGGTCACACCACCATGGGCTCCATGGGGCACCCATTGACATCCCCATGGGTCACACCACCATGGCCTCCATGGGGCACCCATCAACGTTGCTATGGGTCACACCACCGTGGTCTTCCATGGGGCAACCGTTGACGTCCCCATGGGTCACACCACCGTGGGCTCCATGGGCAACCGTCAACATTGCTATGGGTCACAACGCCATGGTCTTCCATAGGTCAACCATCAACGTCGCTATGGGTCACACCACCATGGGCTCCATGGGTCAACCATCAACATCGCTATGGGTCACACCACCATGGCCTCCATGGGGCACCCATCAACATCGCTATGGGTCACACCACTGTGGGCTCCATGGGGCACCCGTTGACATCCCCATGGGTCACACCACCAAGGTCTTCCATGGGGCAACCGTCAACATCGCTATGGGTCACAACGCCATGGCCTCCATGGGGCAACCGTTGACTTCCCCATGGGTCACACCACCATGTCCTCCATGGGGCACCCATCAACATTGCTATGGGTCACACCACTGTGGGCTCCATGGGGCACCCGTTGACATCCCCATGGGTCACACCACCAAGGTCTTCCATGGGGCAACCATCAATGTCACTATGGGTCACACCACCATGGGCTCCATGGGGCACCCGTTGATGTCCCTGTGGGTCACAACCACCATGGTCTTCCATGGGGCAACCGTCAACATCGCTATGGGTCACACCACCATGGCCTCCATGGGGCACCCGTTGACGTCCCCATGGGTCACACCACCATGGGCTCCGTGGGGCAACCGTTGACTTCCCCATGGGTCACACCACCATGGGTCCCACCTCAAGCTCCCCACAGATCATCCACGACGTCCTTATGGGTCCCACCACAAGGCCGCCATGATGGTGGTGGATGAAGAGGGGCAACCGGTGCCTCTCCGGGAGGTTGCCCACCCTCTTGGGTGGCCAGAGGGCCACCGGGTTGACCGTGGGGCCACCAGGTCCCACCTCAAGCTCCCCATGGGTCAACCACCAGGGTACTTATGGGTCCCACCACAAGGCCGCCATGATGGTGGTGGACGAAGAGGGGCAACCGGTGCCTCTCCGGGAGGTTGCCCACCCTCTTGGGTGGCCAGAGGGCCACCGGGTTGACCGTGGGGCCACCTCAAGCTCCCCACAGATCATCCACCGACGTCCTTATGGGTCCCACCACAAGGCCGCCATGATGGTGGTGGACGAAGAAGGGCAACCGGCGCCTCTCCGGGAGGTTGCCCACCCTCTTGGGTGGCCAGAGGGCCACCGGGTTGACCGTGGGGCCACCAGGTCCCACCTCAAGCTCCCCATGGGTCAACCACCAGGGTACTTATGGGTCCCACCACAAGGCCGCCATGATGGTGGTGGACGAAGAGGGGCAACCGGCGCCTCTCCGGGAGGTTGCCCACCCTCTCGGGTGGCCACTGGGTTGACCGTGGGGCCACCAGGTCCCATGGGTCCCACCTCAAGCTCCCCACAGATCATCCACCGATGTCCTTATGGGTCCCACCACAAGGCCGCCATGATGGTGGTGGACGAAGAGGGGCAACCGGCGCCTCTCTGGGAGGTTGCCCACCCTCTCGGGTGGCCAGAGGGCCACCAGGTTGACCGTGGGGCCACCTCAAGCTCCCCACAGATCATCCACCGACGTCCTTATGGGTCCCACCACAAGGCCGCCATGATGGTGGTGGACGAAGAGGGGCAACCGGCGCCTCTCCGGGAGGTTGCCCACCCTCTCGGGTGGCCAGAGGGCCACTGGGTTGACCGTGGGGCCACCTCAAGCTCCCCACAGATCATCCACCGACGTCCTTATGGGTCCTACCACAAGGCCGCCATGATGGTGGTGGACGAAGAAGGGCAACCGGCGCCTCTCCGGGAGGTTGCCCACCCTCTCGGctggccggcggggggggggttggtggccgccggctgccagcagcccctcaCCTTGGTAGCCGGGGGCCAGGACGCGCCGGGGCCGCAGCTGGGGGTccagcaggaggcagatgccGCTGGAGTAGACGTTGCGGTCGCACTCGCGGGTGAAACCGGGGCCACaggcctgggggggggaggggaggggaggggggagggggagggggtgggtggggggtgggggaggggcggtggccccctccccccccccaaaaaggtggccactgtcccctccccccccccccccccgcccccgcggtgGCCGTGACTCACGATGGTGACGTCGCCGTCCCGGGccaaggccatccccatgtgggTCTGGGTGCTGTTCCCTGCGGGGGACGGACCAGTTcagcccagttcagcccagtacGGCCCAGTACGGCCCAGTTccatcccagtcccgtcccagtcccaCCCCGGTCccgtcccagtccatcccagttccaTCCCGTtccatcccagtccgtcccagtccgtcccagtcccatcccatcccatcccgtgccaatcccagtccatcccagtccgtcccagtcccatcccagtccatcccagtccgtcccagtcccatcccatcccatcccagtccatcccagtccgtcccagtccatcccagtccatcccagtcccatcccagtccattccagtcccatcccagtccatcccattccatcccgttccaccccagtcccatcccagtccatcccagtccgtcccagtccatcccagtccgtcccagtccatcccagaccgtcccatcccatcccaatcccatcccagtccgtcccagtcccatcccagtccgtcccagttcCATCCCgttccatcccagtcccatcccagtccgtcccagtcccatcccagtccatcccagtccgccccagtccatcccagtccaatcccagtcccatcccagtccatcccagttccatcccagtcccatcccgttccatcccagtcccatcccagtccatcccagtccatcccagtccatcccagttccaTCCCGTtccatcccagtccgtcccagtccgtcccagtcccatcccatcccgttccatcccagtccatcccagttcatcccgttccatcccagtcccatcccagtccatcccagtccatcccagttccatcccagtccatcccagtcccatcccagtcccatcccgtgccaatcccagtccatcccagtcccatcccagtccatcccagtcccatcccatcctatcccagtccatcccagtctgtcccagtccatccca
It encodes:
- the LOC134509460 gene encoding integrin alpha-L-like, coding for MAGAGVLGVAVGLLVAALPHVGAFNIHPAPYRILTHNDTRSFGHRVLQLNGSRLVVGAPAEAGEGGRLFQCRVESGECRELELEGNSTQTHMGMALARDGDVTIACGPGFTRECDRNVYSSGICLLLDPQLRPRRVLAPGYQGCLLGMVDLVFLFDGSSSLTGEQFGAIRDFMVDVMEKLGNSSIR